From one Eucalyptus grandis isolate ANBG69807.140 chromosome 9, ASM1654582v1, whole genome shotgun sequence genomic stretch:
- the LOC120288598 gene encoding 7-deoxyloganetin glucosyltransferase-like isoform X2, whose protein sequence is MLKLAKLLHHKGFHITFVNTEHLETTVSWTSGMKSIRLRDFPTFIRTLDHQDIMLNFVIQEVERSSRASTVILNTFDTLEHDVLESLSSVFPHIYTIGPLQLLADQIQDEALRSVGGNLWREEPGCLPWLDSKEPGSVVYVNFGSITVMTTGQLTEFAWGLANSQKPFLWIIRPDLVASESAVLPPEFVEEIAGRGMLVSWCQQEEVLKHGAIGGFLTHSGWNSTLESLCGGVPVICWPFFAEQQTNCRYSCTEWGIGMEIDNDVKRDEVEGLVRELMEGEKGKEMRKKAMEWKAKAEAAIMPGGTSYNNVDKLISEVLSSID, encoded by the exons ATGCTCAAACTGGCCAAGCTCCTTCACCACAAGGGCTTCCACATCACCTTCGTCAACACCGAAC ATCTGGAGACCACGGTGAGCTGGACTTCAGGCATGAAAAGTATTCGCCTGAGAGACTTCCCCACCTTCATCCGAACCCTAGACCACCAAGATATAATGCTCAACTTCGTCATCCAAGAAGTCGAGAGATCTTCCAGGGCTTCCACAGTCATCCTCAACACCTTCGACACCCTCGAACACGACGTCCTGGAGTCTCTCTCCTCCGTCTTTCCCCACATCTACACCATTGGGCCGCTCCAGCTCCTTGCCGACCAGATCCAAGACGAAGCCCTGAGATCGGTAGGGGGGAACTTATGGAGAGAGGAGCCCGGGTGCTTGCCATGGCTTGACTCGAAGGAGCCTGGCTCAGTGGTGTACGTGAACTTCGGAAGCATCACGGTCATGACCACTGGCCAGCTGACCGAGTTTGCGTGGGGACTGGCTAACAGCCAGAAGCCATTCCTGTGGATCATAAGGCCGGACCTTGTGGCGAGCGAGTCGGCTGTGTTGCCACCTGAGTTCGTGGAAGAAATCGCAGGCCGAGGGATGCTGGTGAGCTGGTGCCAGCAGGAGGAGGTCCTGAAGCACGGGGCAATTGGGGGTTTCCTGACACATAGCGGATGGAACTCCACACTTGAGAGCCTCTGCGGTGGCGTGCCGGTGATATGCTGGCCGTTCTTTGCGGAGCAGCAGACTAACTGCCGGTATAGCTGCACGGAGTGGGGGATCGGGATGGAGATCGACAATGACGTGAAGAGGGATGAAGTGGAAGGATTGGTGAGGGAGttgatggagggagagaaggggaaagagatgaggaagaaggcCATGGAGTGGAAGGCGAAAGCCGAGGCAGCAATTATGCCCGGTGGGACTTCATACAATAACGTGGACAAGCTCATCTCCGAAGTACTCTCGTCCATCGATTGA
- the LOC104428542 gene encoding LOW QUALITY PROTEIN: 7-deoxyloganetin glucosyltransferase (The sequence of the model RefSeq protein was modified relative to this genomic sequence to represent the inferred CDS: inserted 2 bases in 1 codon), with protein MGSEARDKPHAVVIPYPAQGHINPILKLAKILHHRGFHITFVHTEYNHKRLLRSRGPSSLDGSPRFRFKTIPDGLPQSDSDEDVTQHIPSLCESTSKNCLAPFMDLLGRLSDKSVDDTEVPKVSCVIADGGMSFALDAAEKLGVPGVLFWTPSACGALVYTQYHMLREKGXVPLKDASYLTNGFLDTTIDWIPGMKNIRLRDLPSFIRTTDGNDIMVNYIIRQMERTNKASAVILNTFDCLEKDVLMAFSSIFPNLYTIGPIHLLLNKIEDDNSCRIGSNLWKEDFACLGWLDSKEPNSVLFINFGSIAVVTSEQLIEFSWGLANSQKPFLWIIRPDLVAGDKVVLPSEFLAETKDRGMLAGWCPQERVLRHPSVGGFLTHCGWNSMLESICGGVPVLCWPFFAEQQTNCFYTKNEWGIGMEIVNSVRREEVEKLVRELMDGEKGKAMKKKAVEWKRKAEEATELGGSSYENLETLLSQVLVKKLNG; from the exons atgggTTCTGAAGCAAGAGATAAGCCTCATGCAGTGGTCATTCCCTATCCAGCACAGGGTCACATAAACCCTATCTTGAAGCTCGCCAAGATCCTCCACCACCGAGGCTTTCACATAACGTTCGTGCACACCGAGTACAACCACAAGCGCTTGCTCAGGTCCAGAGGCCCGAGCTCTCTCGATGGCTCGCCTAGGTTTCGCTTCAAAACCATCCCCGATGGCCTCCCACAGAGTGATTCCGATGAGGATGTCACTCAGCACATCCCTTCTCTCTGTGAGTCCACTTCCAAGAATTGCTTGGCTCCTTTCATGGACCTCCTCGGGAGGCTCAGTGATAAGTCTGTGGATGATACTGAGGTTCCGAAGGTGAGCTGTGTGATAGCGGACGGCGGCATGTCCTTTGCACTTGATGCTGCAGAGAAGCTTGGAGTGCCTGGTGTGCTGTTTTGGACTCCCAGTGCTTGTGGGGCTTTGGTGTATACTCAGTACCATATGCTCCGCGAAAAGGG TGTTCCCCTTAAAG ATGCAAGTTATCTAACGAATGGATTCCTAGACACCACCATAGACTGGATTCCTGGTATGAAAAACATTCGTCTGCGAGATCTTCCCAGCTTCATCAGGACGACCGATGGTAACGACATCATGGTCAACTACATCATACGACAGATGGAAAGAACAAACAAAGCCTCAGCAGTCATCCTCAACACGTTCGACTGCTTAGAAAAGGATGTTCTAATGGCTTTCTCTTCCATATTTCCAAATCTTTACACAATTGGTCCGATTCACTTACTTCTCAATAAAATCGAAGATGACAACTCGTGTCGCATAGGCTCAAATTTGTGGAAAGAAGATTTCGCTTGTTTGGGGTGGCTGGATTCAAAAGAACCGAATTCGGTGTTGTTCATAAATTTTGGGAGCATTGCCGTGGTAACGTCGGAGCAACTCATCGAGTTTTCATGGGGACTGGCTAACAGCCAAAAACCCTTTTTGTGGATAATAAGGCCCGACCTCGTCGCTGGTGACAAGGTGGTTTTGCCCTCAGAGTTCCTAGCGGAAACGAAGGACAGAGGAATGTTGGCGGGTTGGTGCCCGCAAGAGCGAGTGTTGAGGCATCCTTCGGTCGGGGGATTCTTGACGCATTGCGGGTGGAATTCGATGCTGGAGAGCATCTGCGGCGGAGTGCCGGTCCTGTGTTGGCCGTTCTTCGCAGAGCAGCAGACGAACTGTTTTTATACAAAGAACGAATGGGGAATCGGGATGGAGATCGTTAACAGCGTGAGAAGAGAGGAAGTCGAGAAGCTTgtgagggagttgatggatggaGAGAAGGGCAAggcgatgaagaagaaggccGTGGAGTGGAAGAGGAAGGCCGAGGAAGCCACTGAGCTTGGTGGGTCTTCTTATGAAAACTTGGAGACGCTTTTGTCCCAGGTTCTTGTGAAGAAGCTGAACGGGTGA
- the LOC120288598 gene encoding 7-deoxyloganetin glucosyltransferase-like isoform X1, whose amino-acid sequence MLKLAKLLHHKGFHITFVNTEHNHKRLLRSQGPHSLDGLPHFRFDMIPDGLPPSDLDSTQDIPSLCASLSEHGLSAFRSLLLKLQEQSQDGVMPPVTCIVSDGAMAFTVDAAEELKIPEVVFWTPSACGMLGYTKYRRLVEDGFTPLKDPTYLSNGYLETTVSWTSGMKSIRLRDFPTFIRTLDHQDIMLNFVIQEVERSSRASTVILNTFDTLEHDVLESLSSVFPHIYTIGPLQLLADQIQDEALRSVGGNLWREEPGCLPWLDSKEPGSVVYVNFGSITVMTTGQLTEFAWGLANSQKPFLWIIRPDLVASESAVLPPEFVEEIAGRGMLVSWCQQEEVLKHGAIGGFLTHSGWNSTLESLCGGVPVICWPFFAEQQTNCRYSCTEWGIGMEIDNDVKRDEVEGLVRELMEGEKGKEMRKKAMEWKAKAEAAIMPGGTSYNNVDKLISEVLSSID is encoded by the exons ATGCTCAAACTGGCCAAGCTCCTTCACCACAAGGGCTTCCACATCACCTTCGTCAACACCGAACACAACCACAAGCGCTTGCTCCGGTCGCAGGGGCCCCACTCCCTCGACGGACTGCCCCACTTCCGCTTCGACATGATCCCCGACGGCCTCCCGCCCTCGGACCTCGACTCCACCCAGGACATCCCCTCGCTCTGTGCTTCTCTATCTGAACACGGGCTATCGGCGTTTAGGAGTCTTCTCCTGAAGCTCCAAGAGCAATCCCAAGACGGTGTGATGCCCCCCGTCACGTGTATCGTGTCCGACGGCGCGATGGCGTTCACTGTGGATGCTGCCGAGGAGTTGAAGATTCCTGAAGTTGTGTTTTGGACGCCCAGTGCTTGCGGGATGCTTGGCTACACTAAGTATCGTCGTCTTGTCGAGGATGGTTTTACGCCCCTAAAAG ATCCAACCTACTTGTCGAATGGATATCTGGAGACCACGGTGAGCTGGACTTCAGGCATGAAAAGTATTCGCCTGAGAGACTTCCCCACCTTCATCCGAACCCTAGACCACCAAGATATAATGCTCAACTTCGTCATCCAAGAAGTCGAGAGATCTTCCAGGGCTTCCACAGTCATCCTCAACACCTTCGACACCCTCGAACACGACGTCCTGGAGTCTCTCTCCTCCGTCTTTCCCCACATCTACACCATTGGGCCGCTCCAGCTCCTTGCCGACCAGATCCAAGACGAAGCCCTGAGATCGGTAGGGGGGAACTTATGGAGAGAGGAGCCCGGGTGCTTGCCATGGCTTGACTCGAAGGAGCCTGGCTCAGTGGTGTACGTGAACTTCGGAAGCATCACGGTCATGACCACTGGCCAGCTGACCGAGTTTGCGTGGGGACTGGCTAACAGCCAGAAGCCATTCCTGTGGATCATAAGGCCGGACCTTGTGGCGAGCGAGTCGGCTGTGTTGCCACCTGAGTTCGTGGAAGAAATCGCAGGCCGAGGGATGCTGGTGAGCTGGTGCCAGCAGGAGGAGGTCCTGAAGCACGGGGCAATTGGGGGTTTCCTGACACATAGCGGATGGAACTCCACACTTGAGAGCCTCTGCGGTGGCGTGCCGGTGATATGCTGGCCGTTCTTTGCGGAGCAGCAGACTAACTGCCGGTATAGCTGCACGGAGTGGGGGATCGGGATGGAGATCGACAATGACGTGAAGAGGGATGAAGTGGAAGGATTGGTGAGGGAGttgatggagggagagaaggggaaagagatgaggaagaaggcCATGGAGTGGAAGGCGAAAGCCGAGGCAGCAATTATGCCCGGTGGGACTTCATACAATAACGTGGACAAGCTCATCTCCGAAGTACTCTCGTCCATCGATTGA